The window TTTACGATTTTCCGCTTGGGACGATAAATGGCCAAGGCACGCACGCATCAGCCGAACACTCTATTTTTGACTGGGCAGGATTAACAAAACATTACACTGCACAGTGTAGTTTCAAGGTTGCATCAAAGCCGATCACAAGTAAACTGCTGAGTGTAATTTCCTTTTTTTTCCTGCCGAAGCGTATTTATGACAGCTCCACAGCGCCTCACCGACCGTAAACGCGAAGCCATCATTCAGGCGGCGATTGCCGAGTTCCGTGCCAACGGTTTCGAGATCACCAGCATGGACAAGATCGCCGCCACCGCTGGCGTGTCGAAGCGCACGGTGTACAACCACTTTCCCAGCAAGGAAGAGTTGTTCGCCGAGATCCTCAATCAGTTATGGGACCGGGTGACGGCAGAACAGGAGACGCCCTACAGCCCTGACCTGCCGCTGCGTGAACAGATGAAGCGAATTCTGTCAGCCAAGCTGGACATGATGGGCGATGACAATTTTCTCGATCTGGCGCGGGTGGCCATCGCCGCCGCCATCCATTCTCCCG of the Pseudomonas sp. MAG733B genome contains:
- a CDS encoding TetR/AcrR family transcriptional regulator, which produces MTAPQRLTDRKREAIIQAAIAEFRANGFEITSMDKIAATAGVSKRTVYNHFPSKEELFAEILNQLWDRVTAEQETPYSPDLPLREQMKRILSAKLDMMGDDNFLDLARVAIAAAIHSPERAQSMVARMGEREEGLTVWIRAAQADGRLKAVAAEFAAQQIQGLLKSFAFWPQISMGQPGLTAEMQETVVESALDMFLASYQLQ